Part of the Triticum urartu cultivar G1812 chromosome 2, Tu2.1, whole genome shotgun sequence genome, CAGCACGAATACTCCAATTGCCAGACATATCCTAGAGGTCACACAACAAAAAGGAAAGCCACTAAGATTATGTAATGGACTAATTAATGGTAGTGGATCGGATATAACAAGTCCAAATTAGCAGAAACTAGAAACCAGCAGACAATTTGCATAGTATAAACACCATTAGTTGTCACTTGTGAGCCATCAGAAAAATATTATGCAGTGAGCACCGTATGCAACAGGATAGAGCCAAAAATGTTTCATTTGAGAAAAGGAGCAAACAGAGTAATTCACAACTTTTTTGTATATTTCTTGCCTAAAAAATTCACGGTTCATCACGCCCACATTTGTCCGAATGAACACCTCCATGTATATTCTATAAGATGAGAACCATACCATGAAGGGGCTGACATGTAAAGGTTTTGCAACGAGATCGGAACCCGGTTGGAAGGTAAACATCACCTTCTCCCCCCAGGGAGTATTTGTGACCTGAAACCAATAGTAAAATATTAGACAGTCAGCAATGTAATGACCCTCgcaaaaagaagaaaaaggaaaagaatgCAATGAGCTAACTAAAAACCAATCAACATGAATCCAACACAGAGGAGATGCCTCACTTCAGCGATGCACATCTTGAGGTCTTCATTTTGTCCTTGCACCGCTGCGTCATAGCAGTAGTAGACGCTTAGTGGGTTCTGTTCGTATCCCACGCTCTTGGGCACCGTCAGGAGACGCCTTTATCAAACAACAAAGAACTAGCTCACCTCAGCGCAAATGAGCAAAAtttacaacaacaacaaaaatccTAGTTATGCTTTTGCAATACAAATATTTTTTACATACTAGAACAGGCAATGTGATTTTACAATAGCGTGCAAGAAGTGGTGTGAGATTTGTTCACGAGACGTGTCAGAGAGTTGAGAAATGCATCGCAGGGCGTCAGGGGTTCAGGGCCTTACACGGGGCCTGAAGTGGAGGCGATGCTGCGGGCTTCGGCGGCGGAGAGGTGGCcggagagggggaggaggtcGAGGTCCACGAGGGCGTAGCGCACGGCGTACTCGAAGGCGTGCCCCGCCGGCCGCCGGCGCGAGTGCCGGACGCGGCCCTCGTAGAGCCGCGCGGCGCCGCCGGAGCCGGGACGGCGAGCGAaggggaggcggaggaggaggagcagggaGAGCAGGGCGGAGGTGAGGAGGGTGGTGGCCAGGGAGGCCAGCAGGTAGAGCGCCTCCATTGGTGTGGCGCTGCTGCTTCGGTCTCCGCAACTTGTTTTCTGAAGGGAAAATTCAGGATTTGTCAGGTTTCAGCTGAAAAACATGCCTGAAATTGGTTCAGTTGCCTATTTTCAATGTCAGGTTTCAGTTGGTGGATTGATGCTGGCCACAAGACAAGAGGGCATTTTGGGTTGGATTCTTGTGCTGTTGTGGACTAGCGTTTGCGGTGGACAGTGCCTACACGTAGGTAGATGGGGATTTCAGTTAACTTTTTCGTCCAATCATCTGGCACAAATGGAGACTACAAATGTACTACACTAGTTGGAAATTCAGCAACAAGTCGGATCAGTCTAAGATAAGAAGTGAAATGCAACAGTTCAGTTTAGTTCAGTACCCAGAAACATCTAGTACAGTCTCGAATTGTTTCTTTACCGATACATCATCATTTGCAGATTATACAAGATGACAGCAAGAAAGAGTCTACTAATAACAATAACATACAGAAGCATCAAACAAGGCTTTTTTTTTGGCAGATTAAGAGAGCTTTTATTTATTCTAGAGGCAGAAGAGTTAAGCATGTAGAATCTGACTGCTTGAAGGCGTGAGATCGCTGAACGCCCTGGGAACCTCCACATCCTGCCAACGAACCAAGTAATCACAAGAAGATTGCTTCTTGACATGGCCGATGACCACATGGAGACCACGGCCGACGACGACGATCTTGCTCTCCAGGCAGCTCACGGACAGAGGCTTCATGATCCGCTCGGGCATGGGAGGCCCGTCCACAGGATCCCAGGAATCCGTCTCCGGATCGTAGACCTTCACCTTCATCCTCTCGTACTCGGAGATGACGAAGAGGCGTCCGTCGATGACCACGCTGAGCCCCGTCCACCCCTCGCGCATCCCGGCCGGCATCGCCTCCCAGCGGTCGGCCTTGGGGTCGTACACCTGCCCTCTCGGCGACGAGAAGAAGGGCCACGCGCAGCCCTCGGTGACGTAGAGCCTgccgccgacgacggcggagtcCGAGGAGGCCATGTTGGCGCCCATGCTGGCGATCGGCTGCCACACGCCGTTCACCGGGTCGAGGACCTCCGCCGAGTCCAGCTCGAACTGGTCCGTGCTGTATCCCCCGGCGACGTACACGCGGCCGTCGATGACGCCGCCGGCGAAGAAGGAGCGCGCCGAGAGCATCCGGGGCACGACGGTCCAGCGGTTCTTGCAAACGTCGTACTTCAGCACCAGGTGCAGCGGGCAGTCCATGTCGGAGACGAGCCCGCCGCAGACGAGCAGGTGGGCGGCGTCCTCGCCGGGGACGGCGATGCAGCCGAAGCCGCGGGGGCAGGCCCGGTCCCGGCAGGGCATGCCGGGGATGGCGTGCCAGGCGAGGGAGTCGAGGTCCAGCACCTTCCACTGGATCTTGCCCGTGCAGCGGTGGAAAGCGAGCGTGAAGAGCCAGGGCGAGCGGAGGCCCATGGCCTTGCGGTGCGTGAAGAAGCGCGCCTTGTCGGCCAGCAGGTGGCGCCAGCGGCGGCACACGAGCCTGCAGGCGCCGTGGGCCTCCACGGGCAGCCGGAGGAGGCAGTTGAGCGCCGCGTCGTCCGGGAGGCCCGGGATGAGGGGCGTCTCCCATGGAGGTTGCTGCTCCGGTTCGGTTGAGGACGGTGAGGTGGTGCCGGCGAGCCGGAACCTCGGCGTCAGCTTCATGTCGGAATCGCCCAGCTTCTGGACCGGAGAGTGGTGAGACGAGACTCGAACGCGGCGCATGCCCGTCTCCAAGAACACTGACTGCACAGGGGAAAATCCCCAATTTCTTTGCGCCCTGCCAACCTGATGCGCATGAAGGAAATCGATCAGTCAGTCACTTGAGAATTCATTCGTTCTACTAGTACAGAGGAACTGATTGCCAATCAAAAGAACAACTGATAGAAAATCGGAGCTGCCCATGGAAGAACTGCGAGCTGACCAAACCC contains:
- the LOC125539947 gene encoding uncharacterized protein LOC125539947, giving the protein MEALYLLASLATTLLTSALLSLLLLLRLPFARRPGSGGAARLYEGRVRHSRRRPAGHAFEYAVRYALVDLDLLPLSGHLSAAEARSIASTSGPVRLLTVPKSVGYEQNPLSVYYCYDAAVQGQNEDLKMCIAEVTNTPWGEKVMFTFQPGSDLVAKPLHVSPFMDMSGNWSIRADAPGNNLYVAIAVQHPTLGNYFTAALDAKLVGQTNDSVKLATFFWLMPHKVAAGIYWEAFRLWLKNVRFLDHPRYLSGSYRSEALKRDLEIRSSCSFLHQKPRESIGRSSTATTDETTENSNHQDYKDGRGSIGARWCVWRDAQWPWC
- the LOC125539944 gene encoding F-box/kelch-repeat protein At1g30090-like, with translation MRRVRVSSHHSPVQKLGDSDMKLTPRFRLAGTTSPSSTEPEQQPPWETPLIPGLPDDAALNCLLRLPVEAHGACRLVCRRWRHLLADKARFFTHRKAMGLRSPWLFTLAFHRCTGKIQWKVLDLDSLAWHAIPGMPCRDRACPRGFGCIAVPGEDAAHLLVCGGLVSDMDCPLHLVLKYDVCKNRWTVVPRMLSARSFFAGGVIDGRVYVAGGYSTDQFELDSAEVLDPVNGVWQPIASMGANMASSDSAVVGGRLYVTEGCAWPFFSSPRGQVYDPKADRWEAMPAGMREGWTGLSVVIDGRLFVISEYERMKVKVYDPETDSWDPVDGPPMPERIMKPLSVSCLESKIVVVGRGLHVVIGHVKKQSSCDYLVRWQDVEVPRAFSDLTPSSSQILHA